A segment of the Psilocybe cubensis strain MGC-MH-2018 chromosome 5, whole genome shotgun sequence genome:
GCCTTTCCCACTTCCCTAACATCGTCGGTCCTCTTCTCAACCCATTCGGGCCAGGTACCCCCTGCCGATTCACTCGTCTCGGACCTCAAATCGCTTGATGCCTCTGATGAACTTGTCACGCTAAGGCTTTCGCCGCGTGTTCTTGGTGGAAAGGGAGGTTTTGGAAGTCAGCTGAGGGCCGCTGGAGGTCGCATGAGCAGTCAGAAGACAAACAACAATGATTCTTGTCGTGACCTCACTGGGCGGAGACTGAGCACAATCAAAGAGGCTAAGAAGTGCGTCATTGTTTCCTCCTTTAAGGAATCCATAAACTTACCAGCAGTTTAGATTGGCTGAATACATTGAATCAGAACCCGCGCGTCTTGCAGCCAAGGCCGAAGCTCAGAGATTGAAATTGGAGAACCTTGAACGCAAGCTAGGAATTGAAAAATCTGCCTCTTCGTCAAAATCTAACGACCCAAATGCCCCCGCTGAAGTACTTGCCGGGAAGAAGCATCGCTTCGATGATACGGAGTATTTGGAAAAGTCCCAGGAGCTCAAAGACAACGTCAAGAATGCTGTGTCTGCTGCTcttttgaagaagaagaagaaggctaAGCTATCACACCCACCTGCCGAGGACTCGAAAGAGAAAGgcaaagagaaggagaaagttGTAGCAGAGAAGGAGACGGCCAAAGCTACTATGCTCAGTGCCACCCCCCTCAATCCCGTCCCTGCCGCTGTTGCATTGGACGCCGTGGGTGCATGATACTCATTTCTTTCTACTATTTGGCTTGCTACCTGTACAATCCTGTAACACAAATCATAGTATATAAGTTGTAATCTCTTTTATTGGTTGATTTCTTCGCAAGTCGAGCAGAGGCACAGCCACATTATTAAGAATGGATGCCGGGCCGGCTGAGCTTGAAATATTATTGATCGGAAAGTAAGCCGGCGGCAGCAATAATGACCCAAAAATCTCGCAAATCACATTTCGCGCAATACTCACCTTGCACACTTCCTCCGAGTCTCCGATACCCCAGCGTATCTATTCATTATGCGGCCACCCTCCTCCTGGGTTCGCCAGTACGGCCGTAGGGCCTCAAGGAGGCTTCTAGCTACCATAGCAAGCGAACACCCTACAACTCCACAAACTATCATCGAAAAGGTCGTGCAAAAGTACGCTGTAGGTCTACCGGAGGGCAAAAAGGTCAAGGCTGGGGACTATGTTATGATTCGGCCTGAACATGTTATGACCCACGACAACACAGGACCTGTTGTGTCCAAGTGCGTATGCTAGTCATCATTCTGTCATCGTTGATCTGACAACTTGAAATATTGTCCAGGTTCAAGTCGATAGGGGCGACTCGCATCCATAACCCCAAGCAACCCGTGTTCACCCTTGACCACGATGTGCAGAACCGGTCAGACAAAAATCTGAAGAAATATACCATGATCGAAGCCTTTGCACGCACGCACGGAGTTGACTTTTACCCCGCAGGACGGGGAATTGGCCATCAAGTTctggtggaggagggatATGCCTTCCCACAGACCTTGACGGTGGCTAGCGACAGCCACAGCAACATGTACGGTGGCGTTGGATGCGTCGGTACTCCAATTGTGCGTACTGACGCGGCTGCCCTCTGGGCTACGGGCAAGACTTGGTGGCAAGTCCCCCGCATGATCAAAGTCGAGCTTAAAGGCCGGCTAGCCCCTGGTGTTACTGGCAAGGATGTTATCGTGGCTCTGTGTGGATCTTTCAACAAAGACGAAGTCCTCAACGCAGCTTTGGAATTTACCGGAGAGGGTGTTGCAGCCCTAACTGTGGACGAACGGTTAACTATCGCAAATATGACCACGGAGTGGGGAGCCCTCGCAGGTGTCTTCCCTGTTGACGAGACTCTCCTCAACTGGTACGACGGTGTGATCAAGAAACTCGAACTCAGGACATTCTCTTCATCTCCCGGCATCCCCCCGCCTCCGACCCATCCTCGAATCAACGGGGAGCGTCTGCAGGCTCTTCGGGCGAACATTTTGAAATCGGACCCTGGAGCCGAATATGCGTCGCATCTCGTGTTCAACCTCTCCACACTCGTTCCACACGTCTCGGGACCTAACAGCGTAAAAGTGTCTACTCCCCTGCCTGTTCTCGAAGAGAAGCGCATCCCGATCCAGAAAGCGTACCTCGTCAGTTGCACTAATTCACGTGCGTCAGACATCGCTGCTGCCGCGGCTGTTATGAAAGGTCACACAGTCGCGCCAGGCGTCGAGTTCTACATCGCCGCTGCATCTTCAGCTGTCCAGCTCGAGTCTGAGCGATTAGGCGACTGGGACACGCTCGTGCTCGCCGGTGCGAAGACGCTCCCTGCCGGATGCGGTCCCTGCATTGGACTTGGCGTCGGATTGCTGGAGGATGGTGAGACTGGAATCAGTGCGACGAATAGGAACTACAAAGGACGGATGGGCCACCCTAACGCACAGGCATACCTCGCAAGCCCAGCTGTCGTCGCCGCGAGCGCGATCAAGGGATATATCTGCGGCCCCGACCCCGTATCCACCGCCTCACTGCCCCCGGTAGGCGCACCCGCCTTCTCCGTTGTCGATGATGCCACGAACAGTAAAGCTACCGCTACCGACGCGTCCGCGAAAGAGCCTCTTCTCCCCGAGTTCCCAGCGTATTTCGCCGGCCCACTGCTGTTCGCGCCGCAGGACAATCTGAACACGGACGGCATCTATCCAGGCAAATACACGTACCAGGACGACATCACGCTTGCACGTCAAGCGGAGGTGGTCATGGAGAACTACGACCCCGGCTTCGCACCACTTGTCGCCTCGCTCGTGACCGACCTCGAAACTAAGCCCTTTGCTCTCTCTCCTGCCGCTACCGTCGATGAAGACAAGAAGGGCAAGGCGGGTGTGGTGTTGGTCGCTGGTTACAACTTTGGCACGGGGTCCTCGCGCGAGCAGGCTGCGACCGCGCTGAAGGCGGCCGGTGTCCCACTTGTCATCGCGGGTTCGTTTGGCGACATCTTTAAGAGGAACGCGATCAACAATGGGCTCGTGTGCCTTGAATCCCCTGAGCTTGTGCGCGATTTGACTGAAGCGTACGCGAAGGAAGGCAAACGTGGCGCTGGTGGCAAGGACGGCGAGCTGACTGTTGACAAGGGCCTGAGCATCAAGGTCGGAATGGAGGACGGAaaggtcgtcgtcgttggtggTGCCAGTGGTGAGAAGGTGTATACTGTTAAACCTGTAGGTGCAAGCGTGCAGGAGCTCTGGTTGTGCGGTGGACTGGAGGGCTATATCTTGAAGGAGATCAAGGCCGAAGCTGCTGCTACTGCTGCTTAATATCGCTCTCTGCGACTTGTAAGTATGAGAGGAGAGTAACAAAAGTATCGCGCGATATCTTTCGTTTGAATTTGTTGTTTAATCATGCTGTATATTATAGAGGAATGTTTTTTTACTACTCGTGCTGTCACGGTGCCGTGCTGCGCTCGTATTCCAATTCCGAAAGCCAGCGCTTAGTGACGGCAGTTTCCGCATTGGGCGCTGATCTGTGCATATCTGGGCGCTTACTTTGCTCAACACTTTACATTTGGACGTCGACCATCGATTATTATCGTCTCCACAATCTCCTTCGCCAAAAAACTCTTTATATTACACATGAACTCTTCTTTCGATAAGGTGCCATTAGAAATCAGCGATATGATAATTGACTCGGTTGCGCAGGATGACGACGGAAAGTGCACTAACCTCAAAAACTGTTCAATGGCTTGTAAAGGTTTTCTTCCTCGCTGCCGGAAACACATCTTCACTTCTATTGAGGTTACCACTCGAAACCTCGTACGATTTGTCGAACTCGTTGATAACTCGCCGAGGATTGCATTGTGTATCCGGAGTCTCAGCTTCTTTGTTGATTTGGACGCTTTCAACAAAATTCCTTCAATTTCACTTCAGTATATCACGAATATACGACTTTTATCGGTGCAAGTTGCGTGTGGGGAGGAAGAAAGTATGTGGACACGTGTTAACCCACCAGTCCGTTCTGCAGTCCTGCGCCTCATGTGTCTACCAACCCTCTCAGCTCTTGGCCTCTGCTGCATAACAGGGATTCCTCCTTCCTGTTTTGTGTCATGTCATAACCTAGAGTGTTATGTTCACGCTGTCGAATTCGGTTACGATGAGTACGATACACCGGTAACTATTTCACCATCGGCAACGTCTAAATCTACGAATGCTATAAAATTACGCAGGcttgttcttgttggctATGTCGATAACTTGATCAGCACTTATCAGAGAGGCAAAATGATTGGCAGGCCCTTGTTTGATTTGAGTGGCCTAGAACAAGTCACATTCCATCTGTCGGATTTGGAGCAATTTCTCAATATTGACCAACTCCTTTATGATTCGCACAACTTGGAAACTGTGCAAATCTGTATGGAAAGTGCGTGTTTCTAATATGAAGCTGACACCTTCCTGATTTATTTAATAATTTAAATAGATATATCCATGTTGAACTGTATCGAATCCTTTGTGGGCATTTTCCTGCCGTCCTTGAAAAATCTTCACATTCACATAAGCTCCTTATCCCTGATATCCTCTGGAGTCGACACCATATCTCTTCTTTGCCAACAGATTCAGACAATTGCGCATGACAACGTCATCCAATATCTGAGCCTAAACCTCCTCGCTGACCACAATCTCGGTCTTCGCTTGGAGGAATTTCAATGGGATGCATTTGACCAAGTTCTCCTCGCCCCCAATCAATGGCTGTCTTTGGAGCAATTTGATCTTTGGGTGTATGTAAATTACTCTGCGGAGCATCCAGTCGACAAGCCAGCCTTCGAGAAACTCGTGGAGAATGTCCGGGCTTCCAAGATATCTAATCTGATATCAAACAAGTTGTTCAAGTTTAGAGCTTTCTTTGATCCTGACCCCCAGGATCATTACACGTATTTTGGCGCATAGTTTCTTGATTTTACAAAACGAACCAAATTAAATTTTTGAGGTAATTAGTTACTGTAGCTGTAGAAATTTTATTTCAGTGATACTAAGACCGTGACATCTGGCAGTGGTACTATATCTAACTTCAACCTTACAGATTTCTACAGATTTTGGTTGTATACCAAGTTCTGGAGACCGAATGGATTACTGTGTCCGCGCGTCCGCCGGACATCCGCCGGACAGACTCACGTGACTACCTCGTCACGTCGTGTCTCAATCTACATTGCGCGCGCTCTCGCGCGCTTTGTATATATACTCAACAACCCTAATCCCTAATCCCTAATCCCTAatccctaatccctaaccctAATCCCTAATCCCTACACCCAACCCTAAACTACCTAATCCCAACCCTAAACTAACTAACTAATTAATCCAACCCcaagaaataaaacaaactGCTCAAATATGGCAAGCACTGGAGTGGTGAGATTGAAACTAAAAAttccaccactgcagtggtatAAGTTATGTAGACTATTCCACCACTTCAGTGGTCAAAATCATGTACACTATTCTAGCACTTGAGTGATATAAGatacattcaaaatcttaccactccagtggtatAGGAATTATAAAAGTAGTAATAATTACTATTCTTAGCATTGTATTTATTCTATATAACACAATTAtgaccactgcagtggtggaatacaacaagtcaatttcagcactgaagtggtgaaCTCCAACATATTAATTTCACCATTTCAGTGGTGAAAACTAACATGTCAATTTCACCACTGAATTGATCATACTTACATGCTGTACTTGATCACTGGGGTGATCAAATTTATATGTCGGATTTGACCACTTCAGTGGTGAAAACTAACATGTCAATTtcaccaccgcggtggtcaCGTGGGTCACGTGCTGTCCGCCGGACACTCCGTCCGGCGGatattttgattttaatAATCCATTCTATCTGAAGTTCTGTACCACTTTACCAGTTCGAAATTATTTCAATTATGACTATATTACTATGTAGTGTGCTAACACCTTCACTCAGAGTTTGGTTGCGGTTTGAATAAAAGGATGATACGTCAGTCGTGAGTGATGACTACCGCAAAAGGCAGATAATTCAAACTCAGTATTTGCTAGAAACCTTCATCCCGTCCCAACTTGATTGACTACACTATCATGAGAACCCTTCACGAACTTATGCCGCTTGAAGTAGTTGAAAGTATCGTTGACATGATAGCCGAGGAT
Coding sequences within it:
- a CDS encoding mitochondrial Homoaconitase is translated as MRPPSSWVRQYGRRASRRLLATIASEHPTTPQTIIEKVVQKYAVGLPEGKKVKAGDYVMIRPEHVMTHDNTGPVVSKFKSIGATRIHNPKQPVFTLDHDVQNRSDKNLKKYTMIEAFARTHGVDFYPAGRGIGHQVLVEEGYAFPQTLTVASDSHSNMYGGVGCVGTPIVRTDAAALWATGKTWWQVPRMIKVELKGRLAPGVTGKDVIVALCGSFNKDEVLNAALEFTGEGVAALTVDERLTIANMTTEWGALAGVFPVDETLLNWYDGVIKKLELRTFSSSPGIPPPPTHPRINGERLQALRANILKSDPGAEYASHLVFNLSTLVPHVSGPNSVKVSTPLPVLEEKRIPIQKAYLVSCTNSRASDIAAAAAVMKGHTVAPGVEFYIAAASSAVQLESERLGDWDTLVLAGAKTLPAGCGPCIGLGVGLLEDGETGISATNRNYKGRMGHPNAQAYLASPAVVAASAIKGYICGPDPVSTASLPPVGAPAFSVVDDATNSKATATDASAKEPLLPEFPAYFAGPLLFAPQDNLNTDGIYPGKYTYQDDITLARQAEVVMENYDPGFAPLVASLVTDLETKPFALSPAATVDEDKKGKAGVVLVAGYNFGTGSSREQAATALKAAGVPLVIAGSFGDIFKRNAINNGLVCLESPELVRDLTEAYAKEGKRGAGGKDGELTVDKGLSIKVGMEDGKVVVVGGASGEKVYTVKPVGASVQELWLCGGLEGYILKEIKAEAAATAA
- a CDS encoding Telomere maintenance protein SDE2 is translated as MNSVLIQAFAPFQTLTLSAPESAKISDLLPLIHEKYPAFPTSLTSSVLFSTHSGQVPPADSLVSDLKSLDASDELVTLRLSPRVLGGKGGFGSQLRAAGGRMSSQKTNNNDSCRDLTGRRLSTIKEAKKLAEYIESEPARLAAKAEAQRLKLENLERKLGIEKSASSSKSNDPNAPAEVLAGKKHRFDDTEYLEKSQELKDNVKNAVSAALLKKKKKAKLSHPPAEDSKEKGKEKEKVVAEKETAKATMLSATPLNPVPAAVALDAVGA